From the Musa acuminata AAA Group cultivar baxijiao chromosome BXJ3-1, Cavendish_Baxijiao_AAA, whole genome shotgun sequence genome, the window GTGGGATCCGAGGAACTGCAGTCTAGAAATACTATGCCTGTTTGTGCCTCTCACAGTTCTTTTGGTGAGTCAACTGCTCAATGTTCCCAGACTGAAACGAATTCTCAAGCAAGGTACATCTTAGTTTGGTTATCTATTTAGCTCCATAGCTTTATCATGAGTTTTCTCTGTAAGGAATTGCGTGCCATGGCACTTCATATGCTTTACCATGTAGTGCTGGGACAGCTGGTAGGGACTGCCCGTGCTTTCTTCTATGACTTAAACATTGCTTGTATGACATTTAAGACTAACAAAAGATCAGTTACCTATCCCTTAAATTACCTTTTGATGGATCAATCAGCAAACCTAGTGTTGAACCTCAAGTTTGAATTTCCAAACTTCTCTGCATGCCATTTTACCCAACTTGGTTAAATTTTTTTCTCTATGCCATTGTATGGTAGTTACCAACTCTATTAAGATAGCCATCTTGCTATTACCATGCTTGATGGCCAAAAAGATTTCTCTTTTTGCCGTTGTTGAGCATATGCATTTGGATACTTCTAATGCTTGAATCTATATAATTTGTTGCAGCTATAATATGCTTGAGCTTTTTCAGAAGTTTGATCAGTCAAGGAACGGGAATTATATAAATGCAACTGATCTACCTGCACAAGCTGCTGCTGATATTTCTGTTACTCATCTTCAGTTGGAACGGTGTTCTAACTTGAGAGGTTTTGGATTGCAATTGTCTCCACCATCTCAACCACTACCAAACTATGCACCAATCTCTAAGACGGACATTAATAATATTAACAATAGGCAATTGGACAAAGAGGCAGGATATCAGGATCAGCCATGCTCTAATTCTCTGTCTTCTGTTCGACCTGTTCCACCCCTTGATGAATCATCTAGAAGAGAAAATTGGGATAAGATGTCCAGCTTATCTGGACAGAGACAAAAGGAACACCCAGAAGCAAGTAGGCATTTTATTTTCTCATCACCAGCTGCTTCTGAATCTACTTTAGCTGTAAGTCAGCTACAGGAACACCATCATCAGCTTCAACAACACGGTTCTAGTGCAAAAGATCACCTAGTGCGGCAacagcagcaagggcagcaacaaaaCATCTCTGACACAATTGCTCATGAAGAATTGGATCAATCTCTCAAGGTTTCTTTTGGCAACCAAACAAACATAAGTGCATTTGTGACGCAACCATGTGACTCTCATGATGGTGTTGTGCCCGGCCAATCTATTCAAACATCATTGCCTCCTGCTAGTAGATTTCCAACTTCAGGTGTTGCTTCATTTGCTGAAACTCATGTACCTGTTGGTTCACAAATTTCTTCTGGAGGGACAGATCATACAAAGTCGCTATTTGCAGGCTGCTCTAAAATTTCAAGTTCTGGCCAACAGTTACCTGTTATGCAAACAAAGTCAGCTTCACAATCTTCCATATCTGGTATGTCTCAGCAAGTTGCCTTCTCAAAGATGTTGCACAATGTCTGGGCAAATGTATCAGCTCAACAACATCAAGCTGGTATCAGTCCTCAGAATCTCACTCCAAACATACTTCAGTCCATAATAAACAATGCTAGAGATACAAGTTTTCAGGGCATGCCAAAGCCAGGTGATCAAGTACACAAGGAAGGAAGTGCAACTCCTGATGTTGGTACGAGTTCTGCTAAGTCACGAGATGAAGGTAATCCAGTTCAGGTCAAATCCTTGAATCTGATATACACTGAAAAAACGGGTGATGCTTATAAGTCAACAAGTGCATTCCATGGAGAAAAAGCAGTTTTAAGACCACCCTTAGATGGAGGCCCTAGTGTGCCAATTTCATCTTTGGTCCATCTGCATCAGCAGGATATTAACAAGGCAACAAATGGACAGGCTCCAGCTCTTAGCTCTTCAGTATTACGTCCTCCCTTAACAAGCAATATCTCTTCTAGCTGTGATATTGGTATATCTGGATGCACGTCACAGCCTTCGGATGTTCAACAAAACTATTCACTACTTTATCAAGTACAATCCATGAAGGCTTCCGATTCTGATGTAAATAAGATGACAGGAAAGGTATCAAAAGCAGTTGGTTCTAATGCTTCTCAGATGAAACTCAATGCAGATAAGAGGTTTGATCTTTGGCAGAGTACAGTCTCCAGAACACCTACAGATGGCAAAGCTGGTGCAACTTCTCAGATTTCAATTCCGCCAGATCCCAAAATGCTGAGCTTTGCTTCAAATGACAGTGAAGAAAGAATTCCAAGCCCATCAACAACTGGATGGCATGATGTCCAAACTCACACTTGTCCTGTCAGTGCAAGTTCCATGATGAATATAATGGGAGTTAGTGAGCGCACCCAGATTAGTCCTCAAATGGCTCCTTCCTGGTTTGATCATCCTGAAACCTGCCAAAAGGGCTCAGTGATGGCTGTTTTTGATGCCCAGAGAAGTGAAAAAGCTGCTATTCAGCAAAATTTTTTTCAGAAAATTCCTGCAAGGATGGATAATTCCCATGTAGTGGAACAAAGATTTGACAGCAGCCACTTTGATAGCTATGGGCAAGGTACATTAGCGACCAAGATGGCTCTCAGTGAATCATCTCCCTCCGTGCTGCCTCCTGATGTCACCATggatcatgatataaatgtaagattAAAGAAGCGGAAAACCACTACAGATCTGTCATGGCATAAGATAGTCACAGAACCACAAAGGTTGCTGAGCATCAGGTTGTCGTTCTTAATGGACTTTTGCTCACTTAGTGGTTCCattgttattttgttattttgaAAACACAATTTCTGTATGGATTGGTCTGATAaacttgtttttttattttttttcagtaTGGCAGAGTTGGACTGGGCTCATACTTCAAATAGATTGGTTGAGAAGGTTTGTTCATTTGCCCAATTTGCCTGGTATGAATTTCAGAACTTAATGATGAATGTAACTAGCCTTATTTTTCTATTAATAGGTGGATGATGAATCTGAAATTATGGAGGATGGCCCATTGGCGCCCCAGTCACGACGAAGGCTAATCCTGACAACTCAGCTGATGCATCAACTTATTCCAGCAGCACCAGCTGTGCTGTTTAAAGGAGATGCAACTTCTGCTTATGAAAGTGTGATATTCTCTGTTGCCAAATCGGCACTTTCTGACGCATGCAACCTAATCTCTTCCTCAGAAAGCAATTTGCATGTGCTGTTGGGAAAGGAAAATATGTAAGGATTGCCCATGAATTTCTTCAAGAAAATTATGTTTCATTAAATATCAGATTTTTTCTCTTTAGCTTTTAAGTAGAGGATGCTACTTTTCTGCCTTTTACGGGTGGGAAATATCATGCGGGTGCATACTGTTCCCTACAATTAAATTGTTTCTTACAATAAAATCTTCAATACTATCCTCtaaatcaaatatcttttccaCCTTAACACTATAGGATTTCTGGAGAGCTTAAGATTTCCAAGAAGGTGGAGGATGATACTTTTTCAAAACTCATGGAAGATTTTGTTGGTAGATCTAAGAAACTTGAATCTGAATTCTCAAGGTATGAGCAGTATTTGGTTATTTTTCGTGGAGGATCTTTCTTTTGCCTTTACCCTTGTTTGACTCATTCTTTATTGTTTGATTTCACTCTGCACGAAGTGCTAACGATGTGATATTCAACAGGGATGTGTCGATTGTTGAggtcacaatatatatatttattacatgCTTGTGATCCTTTTTGAATTTATTACCATCCTAGCACTCGACACATTCAGATGCATGACTTTGTTTAAAGGTACTATTGGGGGCCATGGCTGTTTAAAGGTTTTAACTCTTTTATATTTCCATATATCCGGATAAAAATTACCATTGAAAGCAGGTGTACATTTCTGTGAATTTTTTCCCTGAATcagcctttaaaaaaaaaataatttccacACTAGCCTCAGACAAATATTTTTACAACTGGCTTCCTTGGTGTCCTTTTTTCTTCGCACTGTAAGCTAGTTACAGATGGCTACACAAATACATTTGGTTGGAAGATAGTATCTGCtgagatcaaaacttgaaagttAAAGAACATAAAACTTAGGGAGGTTGGATATATAATTGTCTTGAGGGTCTAATTAACAAATCAATTAAACTTAGAACCCATTATTAATCTCAGCAAAATTAGTTATTTTTTCATCCACAACCACAAGGCGATCTGTTTATTTTGGAGAATTGCTTGGCCTGCCTATATCACCATTAGCCAACTTTCCTCTTAAGAAATAATGACTTAAGATTTCCAGTATGCTAGTGCAGTTACTAGGATCTCCCAGTAGCACTAGTCATATAGCTTCCCTCGGATGGGCATTTTGCTACAAGTTTCTTCCATGAGCAGTATTCTACATTATTTAAATTGTCTTTAATATCTACATGGCATTTATCATTGAAGATATTCTACAGATAGCAGTTCATTAGTGAGGCTTTTGTGTGGAGATGTAACAAGGATCAATGAACTTTTCTGTGTACTACTCTAGCAGTTTATTAGGAAAAGACTGCTGCTGTCATTAGTGGTTCTTTTCTGTGCAACAGCTAACTTCAATAGGAGCTATCGCAGGCTACTCACCAATTGCCACCAGCGGTGCTAGTTGTTTCTGCTATAAGCTGATCACAGAATCTTGAAGTTTGATATTCTTTTGGATGTCACATGTATGATCTGAAAGAAACTTGATGTAGCCGAATTTGAGAATATAAAGTGAATGTTCATTATTAAAACAGGCTGACACATATCTAGATTCAAATTCGAGACGGTGGACACATAATGAAGAAGTCAAAATACCAGCACAGTAGATGAAGAGAATTTTCCTAGGCACATAAATTTAAGATGAGCAGGCTTCTTCCTCAACTCTAGGTGCTGCAAATGTTGTTCCTTATGTAGTTTAGATGGATTATTGGTCTGTGTAGAAGTTCAGATATCCTTTTGGGTAGCCATTCCACGTCAGCAGTGACAATTGCAGACCCCTTGCCTGAATGAGCCTTTAATGGCTAGTACTcgcattttaagaaaaataacttGATGGGATAGGTTGATTTTATACCAATGGGATAACTGCCATGGGGGCTCACAGTTTCCTTAGGTATGGAACAGCCACCATCATTAGCAGTTATCTCATTAACTTTCTACATCTGATTATAAGAAAGCCAACTATAGCCTCAATCAGGAACTGCTATTACCACTAGTTGTTTTCCACACATAAACCGCTAATGTCAATAGTGGTTTGTCTCAGTTATAACTGTTATAGTCAATAGTAGTTTGTGGCCCAGCATGGCAAGAAGGTCCAAGGAGGCAAATTGGGAAAATATTTTAGTCATGATAATCAATGTATATTTTTCATTTACTCTATTATTCATTTTGAGAGACTGGTCATCAAATATTATGAACATTGCAAATTTGGGAACCCTTTATTTTTCAACTTCCAGATTCTTGGAAGAGGAGACACTATTCTTTGTTAGTCTTTTTGGGTCTGAAAATTCTTTGCCCAAAGGTGAGGTTTTAGTGAGAAACAGGAGAGTTGTATGCTTGACACTGCACAATTGAATGTCCTTATGAAATGCTTAATGAAACTTAATGATCGTCTTCAGCTGTTAGAATGGTTGTTTTTATTGTATCTATTTGTCACAACTCTGCTAAATGCTTTCCCCTGCGTATTAGGTCATGTAGCTTAGAATTTTGGCATTGCATTTAAATATTTCCTCTGCATTTTCTCCATTTAATATGGAAAAACTTGGATTGGTCAGATTGCCCTTTTGGATTTATTATTCCCTTGCAAGCTATCTTAATAGTAAAAAATTTCCTAGCCATATCATGTACTTGATCTTTCTATTTTCATTTGATTTATATATTTCAGGTTGGAGAAGAGGGCCTCGATATTAGATGTACGACTGGAGTGCCAGGAACTGGAGAATTTCTCCATCGTCAATCAGTTAGGCAAGTTTCATGGTCGGACTCGTGCAGATGGCACTGAGGTTTCTTCCACTTCTCAAACAGCCCATCGCAAACTCTTTCCACAGCGATACATAACCGCACTGCCAGCTACTGGAAATTTTCCTGAGGGGGTTCTCTGTCTCTCACTCTAGATCATTTATCGattgatttttttccttttaaaatgCCTATgatcaccatcaaccttgatgttaTTCAATGCCCccctaaaaaaaaacaaaaagaaaagatagagagagagagagagagagagagagagagagagagagagaatacatCTTTCATGGTAAGAAACATACTTGAACATGAATCAGAGGGGGCTATTCTGTCAATTGTAAGACAAAACAACCTCATGGGGTGCTGATCTTTGAAATGAGCACCCTTGGTGGTGGTTCCTTTCTTTCAATCTGAAGTATATAGGCCTTTGTATATCAATTAAGATCTAGAAGGTTAGGCGCTTGCATCATTTTTTTTCTAACAAATGGAGAGTATTATTAGCATGGTTACATATGTTTTAACTCGAGTAATAAGCTTCTTTTCCCCACCAACAACATCATCACTACTGGCCTTGGCAGGTAAAGCCTCAGTTGAGCCTGTAATTTCTCATACTAAGTTCCTAGTGGTTAGGACAGACAATGTACTTGAATGGAATGATGAGCATTTTAAATGAAGTGTATGTATGTTCGTTCAAAATTTATGTTGTGCAACAATTTGTAGACTGAATCAAGCAACTCTACCTTGGTGGTAACTCTTAATGGCAATGACTGGGGCTCCGCTATTGTAGACTGAATCAAGCAATTCTGCCTTGAGCCTAATTAGCAACCTACGTTCTCAAATCCAACTGAGTTGGGTTCCTACTTCTTTAACTGAACATATTTTAAATACGATCAGTATCTTAATTCGACTAAAAAGAGTCGATTTCTATTCGTACTGGTTTCAAATCCGATTAAAAGATATCGTAATCCGGTTGGTGCAGACTTACACAGTTAGCTTTTGCATTGATCTCTCCTGTATCAAAAGCCATTGGAACTGACATAAGAAGGTCACAATAGGGCTAATAACATATTGCCTTATTATAGTTAGATCTCTTTAGCCtctgatttttagatttaaaaaaattatattaaaaaatttataattataaaaataaaatatctagtttTATTTATTCTAACATCTTTAATTTTACTGACAAAAgcataaaaataatgaaaaaataattttaatatcttaattatattTTCAATGATGATAGATGATAACATCGTTGAAGACTATGAGTGACAATTGAAAATGAGGAAGAATGACGATAAGAGATGAGACAAAAGGAGATGAGGAAGAAAATGACGTAGATGTAAATGCTTTGCATCTACATTGGCATCACTTGGTAACCGTGTCAACGTCCACGCAAATGCAAAGTAATGAAAGAGACGCTCAGCATTTACATCAATGCCAACACAAATGCAAAACAACATCATCCTTCCTCACATCATTGTCGACGTCGACACAAATGCAAAGTGATGCCACTCAATATTTGCATCTACGTTAATGCCAATGCAAATGCCGAACAACACTTTTGTTGCTCTGCATCTACATTAACATCGACACAATTACTGAGCAATATTAATGCAAATGCAAAGCACTGACATTTGcatcgtcctcttcctcctttctctTTGCTTCACCTCTTACCATCACtttctctcctcatccacaacaactacTCATAAGACTATCATCCACCATTACCAAACACataactgaaatattaaaattatatttttacttatcgttttcatattttcatcaataaaatcgataacgttataataaataaaattaaatatttcactttcgaaattttaatataaaattttaaaatctaaaaattgAGATACTAAAATGATCTAACTAtatgggataatatgtaattagcccatcacaagaataatcttatttctaaaaTAAGAAGTGCTATGTAAAAAAGATCactcttaaagaaaaaaaaactaaaggtttttttttttaaagaatttatcAATCTTTATGTATCTTTGATGAGCACACTGAGATTGGTCTCAGCAGATCATGTGCCGGTGAAGGGCCACATCATTTGCTCCCGCTACAGTCACATACCATATGATGTTTGGCAGTAATTGACGGCCAGCTACTGATCATCCACATGCTCCCCCTGCCCCTAACAACGATAAATCTGCAGCTTTGACTCTCAGCGCTCATCATAAGACGCATCAAATGGAAATCATACATGGTTACATATATAGTGTGGTATCTGAGAACTAGTTGAGCTTGGAAAACAATTTTTCTGGACTCACAATGATCTGGAAACTTTATCATTCATGTCGAATAAACTTCAGAATGTACTGGACCACCAACTCTGGCTTCTCTACATGAGGAATATGACCGCATCCTGGAATCTGAATTAAGGTAGAATCTGGCAGTTCATGATGCAATCTCTGCATGGTAATGTTTTTTCCAAAGTGAATGCAGTAATTTAATGCTCTGGAATGAACAATTTGTAGCAGGTGAATTCTAGAGAACATACCAGTGCTACTTTGCTGCTAACAATTTGATCGTCCTGTCCCCATATAATTAAAGTCTCTTGTTTTATCTGTAGAAATAATTTGCAAGAGAAGTCTGTAAAGACGTGAAACTGCAACCTACTGGCATACAGAATACCAATCAACAGTAGGCATCGACATGCATGGTAAATGTATTCTCAACTTCTCTGTGATAGCATAAATCTACTTCACCCTGCAAGTATGGTTTGCTAGAATGAAGCCACACGTTTATTCACTGCACGAAAAATCATGACCAAACCTTCAACTGGGCCGAGTTGCTACAGAAGGCTGATTGGCAACATATTGTTCCACAAAGATTATTGCATGTGGTTGCTCTACACATGATGCTGTGCATGTTTGTTGGTTCATTGGATCAATCATGCTTTTGAGGCTTATGATCAAAATTGATGTGTCATCAATGCTTCTCATATGCCCAATCTTCCAAGTTCAACAACTGAGACCTTCTTGTCGTATGAGTTTATACTATAACCAAAAGGTGGATCATTATATCGGCTACTAACTCTAGAATTGACCCCATAATGTTGAAAAAGACATGGATAAACAATAAAGTAACTTTCTAATAATCTAATTTCTACACAAGAAACTAAAAGAACTGCAGATTTCTGCTGAttctttttttccattttctAATCACATTTATGTACTAGTGAAAGTTCAAGTTCAAGCACAAATGTGACTTTGGAAAACCCTTAATGACAGAATGAACAAGTCAGAGCTGCAGGACATGGCTGACTAACTGAAATATCCCTCACCTGTTTTACATGATTTCGGACATCATAACCTCCACTAAGCATAAAATCAACAGTTGCATCCTCCCACCAGGGTTGTAAGCAGTGCAATCGGCCCACCTAAAGTTACAAGTAATTGTTAGTATCAGTATAAAAGCCATACAATGTAGAACATGCTCAAGAATTTCATTGAACCATTCATTGAATATGCATATTAACTAACTACTGACTAACATTATTTATACTAGTTGCATATGAAGGTGGATGCCACATTTCCTTTCTGAAATATGCCACTCCATATTTGACCATGACGAAGGTGAATATCAAACATAAACTCACTTTAGTGTGAGCAAAATATCGTTGAGGGACAGTAAACATTGTCAAGAAGATGATGACCATAAAAATAACACCATGCACATTTGTGAGATCTTCCCAATATTTGGCATCTTGTTACTGCAATGAATATATATATCCACCTTCAATCAATCAGATTCACCACATTTTTGTGGAGATATGGTATTAATGACTCACTTTTTTCTCATTTTGTTGCATGGTATGTAACAAAATGAGTAGGTAATGGATTTGTTTTCAATCAGGTAAAATTATTATGCAAAGGATGACCATACtggaaaagaaatgaaagaaatgctaAAACCTATGGCCCTATTTTAACATCAAGCTTGCATTTTTGCAAGCTCCcttccacctcaaacttctaacTGAACAACACCTCAAAACATAATCTAAATATCAATATGCTTATTGTAAGAACTCCGtacctttgtgtgtgtgtgtgtgttgtgtacaaAGCATTAAGCAGATATTAGGAACGCACAAAAGAAATGTTGTCTGTATAGCCGTCCACATGCACACATAAGCACCTATTTATGTATATCAATTATcaagtgcaaaaaaaaaaatcaaaatgtataTTTCTAACCAGCCACATGCACACATAAGAACCTATTTACATATATCAATTATCAAGTGcagaaaaataaatcaaaatgctTATTTCTTACATTCATAGAGTCCCAGGATGACTGCAATGAGACTTTATTTAAGGCCAAGGAATTTGCATAGAACCGCAGTGGGATGCTCTTCAATACGGAAACCTGCTAAAGAAGAAAGTGGATGTTTTTAAAGAACTAATACAAGACACATTAACTCAATTAGATAATATGTAATGTTTAAAATGAATCACTCTGATGTAACAAATATTAAACAAACAGCATTCATAGACCAGTTAGGATTACCATATATCCAAATACATGAAATGTTTTACACAAAAAAATTCTCACCCCAGCATAAGCTACTATTCTAGGTAGTTTAGCTAGGTTCCCGGTGCCTTCTGCATAAATACTTGCGTCGATCATGACTAACTTACTAACCTGTAAGGGTTAAAAGTAGGAAAGTGTAAGAAGGTAGATGACAAAATTTGAGCTTAATTTAAAATCTCAAAAGGAACAAGCTAATATATATTTTGGTTGGATACTACTGtccttatattaattatatttataaataggtcATCAGATTT encodes:
- the LOC103986677 gene encoding uncharacterized protein LOC103986677 isoform X2; translated protein: MYKQLQELQRQQQLQQLDHGARQTSPFSQLSSMPKPATGNQSPSTLNEIHANGAYNYMWPNNFVGGMPNLPSKSQMFTADNNNSLQSRCSASMHNLANGFALNDQGEAMRARGFNSEQINQTLHGIPVPVTSSVNQYSLFMGTSNNCLDLINRADATKVEKASYSSRTFQTDRRLAAQGCLQDNSSATSQKFQGKHFYENSPGQVLGHDVQMNSLQHNVQFQEHYGRQEQDDSSGNLQEKTMSQVGTSGSVASLDPIERELLFGTDDNNSGFSFGGCLISGMGEDMHGHSPENDNYGVFPSIHSGSWSALMQEAVQASGSDKGLQEEWAGLSVQKSEQLTVKPHITTSDNGKRPPAWDDRNLEIASSFPLFSDANATPTYSTAPSDRHPFKSAHEENNKVLTEAPDASLLSSSRGASNTEFHQNQSQSHVAEGCLQAQKPSTSGVWAGQTIEQNDKRFEDVRFISQEIGCGWGNQQNLPLSNISIQSISRLNGWNTNYPVAFREDITSNYHETDGNLCKTSDNHANPNSELQPVKSFIRSPKRQAENSLAGNFHSGREPNNLRLNQDVQQQVINTQQTDLERHFALNTCVSAEGVQDVEKNQNRPSKRPQTWQSSLSMSVKRLGENHENVRDNGRVVVGEGYVGNTAKEKSLSTANDQYPFVIGGQKSSIQSGQHIVESKMLQNSLGSLRTVDPSLPSDNPLSLKGLPNSFFQGSSSGEQKFVGKTQFAGNIVMNSPAIVSKRTAVGSEELQSRNTMPVCASHSSFGESTAQCSQTETNSQASYNMLELFQKFDQSRNGNYINATDLPAQAAADISVTHLQLERCSNLRGFGLQLSPPSQPLPNYAPISKTDINNINNRQLDKEAGYQDQPCSNSLSSVRPVPPLDESSRRENWDKMSSLSGQRQKEHPEASRHFIFSSPAASESTLAVSQLQEHHHQLQQHGSSAKDHLVRQQQQGQQQNISDTIAHEELDQSLKVSFGNQTNISAFVTQPCDSHDGVVPGQSIQTSLPPASRFPTSGVASFAETHVPVGSQISSGGTDHTKSLFAGCSKISSSGQQLPVMQTKSASQSSISGMSQQVAFSKMLHNVWANVSAQQHQAGISPQNLTPNILQSIINNARDTSFQGMPKPGDQVHKEGSATPDVGTSSAKSRDEGNPVQVKSLNLIYTEKTGDAYKSTSAFHGEKAVLRPPLDGGPSVPISSLVHLHQQDINKATNGQAPALSSSVLRPPLTSNISSSCDIGISGCTSQPSDVQQNYSLLYQVQSMKASDSDVNKMTGKVSKAVGSNASQMKLNADKRFDLWQSTVSRTPTDGKAGATSQISIPPDPKMLSFASNDSEERIPSPSTTGWHDVQTHTCPVSASSMMNIMGVSERTQISPQMAPSWFDHPETCQKGSVMAVFDAQRSEKAAIQQNFFQKIPARMDNSHVVEQRFDSSHFDSYGQGTLATKMALSESSPSVLPPDVTMDHDINVRLKKRKTTTDLSWHKIVTEPQRLLSISMAELDWAHTSNRLVEKVDDESEIMEDGPLAPQSRRRLILTTQLMHQLIPAAPAVLFKGDATSAYESVIFSVAKSALSDACNLISSSESNLHVLLGKENMISGELKISKKVEDDTFSKLMEDFVGRSKKLESEFSRLEKRASILDVRLECQELENFSIVNQLGKFHGRTRADGTEVSSTSQTAHRKLFPQRYITALPATGNFPEGVLCLSL
- the LOC103986677 gene encoding uncharacterized protein LOC103986677 isoform X1, whose product is MQLWQQQLMYKQLQELQRQQQLQQLDHGARQTSPFSQLSSMPKPATGNQSPSTLNEIHANGAYNYMWPNNFVGGMPNLPSKSQMFTADNNNSLQSRCSASMHNLANGFALNDQGEAMRARGFNSEQINQTLHGIPVPVTSSVNQYSLFMGTSNNCLDLINRADATKVEKASYSSRTFQTDRRLAAQGCLQDNSSATSQKFQGKHFYENSPGQVLGHDVQMNSLQHNVQFQEHYGRQEQDDSSGNLQEKTMSQVGTSGSVASLDPIERELLFGTDDNNSGFSFGGCLISGMGEDMHGHSPENDNYGVFPSIHSGSWSALMQEAVQASGSDKGLQEEWAGLSVQKSEQLTVKPHITTSDNGKRPPAWDDRNLEIASSFPLFSDANATPTYSTAPSDRHPFKSAHEENNKVLTEAPDASLLSSSRGASNTEFHQNQSQSHVAEGCLQAQKPSTSGVWAGQTIEQNDKRFEDVRFISQEIGCGWGNQQNLPLSNISIQSISRLNGWNTNYPVAFREDITSNYHETDGNLCKTSDNHANPNSELQPVKSFIRSPKRQAENSLAGNFHSGREPNNLRLNQDVQQQVINTQQTDLERHFALNTCVSAEGVQDVEKNQNRPSKRPQTWQSSLSMSVKRLGENHENVRDNGRVVVGEGYVGNTAKEKSLSTANDQYPFVIGGQKSSIQSGQHIVESKMLQNSLGSLRTVDPSLPSDNPLSLKGLPNSFFQGSSSGEQKFVGKTQFAGNIVMNSPAIVSKRTAVGSEELQSRNTMPVCASHSSFGESTAQCSQTETNSQASYNMLELFQKFDQSRNGNYINATDLPAQAAADISVTHLQLERCSNLRGFGLQLSPPSQPLPNYAPISKTDINNINNRQLDKEAGYQDQPCSNSLSSVRPVPPLDESSRRENWDKMSSLSGQRQKEHPEASRHFIFSSPAASESTLAVSQLQEHHHQLQQHGSSAKDHLVRQQQQGQQQNISDTIAHEELDQSLKVSFGNQTNISAFVTQPCDSHDGVVPGQSIQTSLPPASRFPTSGVASFAETHVPVGSQISSGGTDHTKSLFAGCSKISSSGQQLPVMQTKSASQSSISGMSQQVAFSKMLHNVWANVSAQQHQAGISPQNLTPNILQSIINNARDTSFQGMPKPGDQVHKEGSATPDVGTSSAKSRDEGNPVQVKSLNLIYTEKTGDAYKSTSAFHGEKAVLRPPLDGGPSVPISSLVHLHQQDINKATNGQAPALSSSVLRPPLTSNISSSCDIGISGCTSQPSDVQQNYSLLYQVQSMKASDSDVNKMTGKVSKAVGSNASQMKLNADKRFDLWQSTVSRTPTDGKAGATSQISIPPDPKMLSFASNDSEERIPSPSTTGWHDVQTHTCPVSASSMMNIMGVSERTQISPQMAPSWFDHPETCQKGSVMAVFDAQRSEKAAIQQNFFQKIPARMDNSHVVEQRFDSSHFDSYGQGTLATKMALSESSPSVLPPDVTMDHDINVRLKKRKTTTDLSWHKIVTEPQRLLSISMAELDWAHTSNRLVEKVDDESEIMEDGPLAPQSRRRLILTTQLMHQLIPAAPAVLFKGDATSAYESVIFSVAKSALSDACNLISSSESNLHVLLGKENMISGELKISKKVEDDTFSKLMEDFVGRSKKLESEFSRLEKRASILDVRLECQELENFSIVNQLGKFHGRTRADGTEVSSTSQTAHRKLFPQRYITALPATGNFPEGVLCLSL
- the LOC103986654 gene encoding alpha/beta hydrolase domain-containing protein VTE7 isoform X6, with translation MPSLLVTSTTSAAIPRGSIRVSVNGFPSFLPKEVDKIRDPFARDMAKRIERLPVKISFSTSSIMSSCVKPLQERGTEPVVLLHGFDSSCLEWRYSYPLLEGAGIDTWAVDILGWGFSDLQMLPPCNVAAKREHLYQVSKLVMIDASIYAEGTGNLAKLPRIVAYAGVSVLKSIPLRFYANSLALNKVSLQSSWDSMNVGRLHCLQPWWEDATVDFMLSGGYDVRNHVKQIKQETLIIWGQDDQIVSSKVALRLHHELPDSTLIQIPGCGHIPHVEKPELVVQYILKFIRHE
- the LOC103986654 gene encoding alpha/beta hydrolase domain-containing protein VTE7 isoform X5, giving the protein MPSLLVTSTTSAAIPRGSIRVSVNGFPSFLPKEVDKIRDPFARDMAKRIERLPVKISFSTSSIMSSCVKPLQERGTEPVVLLHGFDSSCLEWRYSYPLLEGAGIDTWAVDILGWGFSDLQMLPPCNVAAKREHLYQVSKLVMIDASIYAEGTGNLAKLPRIVAYAGQVSVLKSIPLRFYANSLALNKVSLQSSWDSMNVGRLHCLQPWWEDATVDFMLSGGYDVRNHVKQIKQETLIIWGQDDQIVSSKVALRLHHELPDSTLIQIPGCGHIPHVEKPELVVQYILKFIRHE